A stretch of DNA from Paucidesulfovibrio longus DSM 6739:
TTTCCTGAACCGCTCCGAGGCCCATCTCTGGGGTTACTGTTCGAACGGTCTTCGCCTGCGTATTTTGCGCGACAATCAGAGCTTCAGCCGTCAGGCCTTTATTGAATTCGACCTGGAATCCATGTTCGAGGGGGAGGTGTTTTCCGATTTCGCCCTGCTGTGGCTTCTCTGTCATCAGTCGCGGGTGGAGAGCGACAACCCCTCTGCTTGCTGGCTGGAGCAGTGGGCCAGGTCTGCCCAGGATCAGGGCGTCCGGGCCTTGGAGAACTTGCGCGGCAGCGTGCAGAAGACCATTGAGATTCTAGGACAGGGTTTTCTGGAAAGCCACAATCCTGATCTGAAGGAGCGTCTGCGCTCTGGGGCTCTTCCCAGGCAGGAGTATTTCCGCCAGTTGCTTCGCTTGGTGTACCGGCTTCTTTTTCTATTCGCCGCCGAGGATCGCGGACTCCTCCATGCCCCTGGCATTCCGGAGGAGGTCAAGAAGCGTTACTCGGCATGGCATTCCACCACCCGCCTGCGCCGCCTGGCCGGAAAACTCTCCGGAACGCGGCATCATGACCTCTACGAGGGATTGAAGCTTCTCATGGGCTATCTGGGCCGTGAGGAAGGATGTACTGCACTGGGCCTTTCTCCCCTGGGCAGTTTCCTGTGGGCCTCCGATGCCTTGCCGGATGTGCATTCGGCCCGCCTTTCCAACGGGCATCTGCTTCATGCGGTTCGCGCCCTGGCCTACACAGAGACTGAGGGCATACGCCGTCCTGTCGACTACAAGAATGTCGGTGCTCGTGAGCTTGGGTCCATCTACGAGTCACTATTGGAGCTGCATCCGGTCCTGGACACGGTTTCAGGGGCTTTTAGCCTGGAGACTGCTTCGGGCAATGAGCGCAAGACCACCGGCAGCTACTATACGCCCACGCCGCTGATCGAAAGTCTGCTCGACTCCGCGTTGGAGCCTGTCATTAAGCAGGCAATCTCCCGGGAGAATCCCGAAGAGGCGCTGCTGGAACTGAAGATCTGCGATCCCGCCTGCGGCAGCGGGCACTTCCTCATTGCTGCGGCTCATCGGCTGGCCAAGCGTCTGGCCGGGGTGCGCACCGGGGATGAGGAACCGGGACCGGACGCCGTGCGCAAGGCGCTGCGCGATGTCATCGGACGCTGCATCTACGGCGTGGACGTGAACCCCATGGCCGTGGAGCTGTGCAAGGTCAGCCTCTGGCTGGAGGCGTTGGAACCGGGGAAGCCCTTGTCCTTTTTGGATCATCATATCCGCTGCGGCAACAGTCTGATAGGCGCGACGCCTGAATTGATCGCTGGCGGTCTGCCGGACGAGGCTTTCAAGCCCATCGAGGGAGATGAGAAAACAGCTTGCTCCGCATTGAAGAAGGCCAACAAGGCGGCTCAGAAGAAGGCCAGGATGCCGCTCATCGCCCAGCAGGAAAAAGAGGTCCAGGCGCGTCTGCGAGAAGCCGCTGCGGCTCTGGAGGCGATTCCGTCGGACAGCCTGCGGGATATCCAGGCCAAGGAGAACGCCTTCCGGCAGCACGAACGCACTTCTGAGTATCAAAGCAAGCGCGACCTAGCCAACGCATGGTGTGCGTCCTTCGTCATCCGCAAGTATTTTCCTGAGAAACCCGGATATCCTGGCGTCCCGGCGGACGAGCCCTTCGGGATTACGCAGCGGGAGTTGAATGCCCTGGCCATGGGACGCCCCCTGGCCCCGGAACTGGACCAGGAAGTGGAGCAAATTGCCACGCAGTACCAGTTCTTTCACTGGCATCTGGCCTATCCCGAGGTGTTCGCTCGGGGCGGGTTTGATGTCATGCTGGGCAATCCGCCGTGGGAACGAGTGAAACTGCAGGAAAAGGAATGGTTCGCAGAGCGTATCCCGGCAATCGCAAACGCGCCGAATGCCGCTGCCCGAAAACGCATGATTGAGGATTTGAAAAAGACCGATTCCGAAATCCATCAGGCTTTTTTGATCGACCTGCGGAAGGCGGAAGGCGTTAGCCATTTCATGCGCTCCAGCTCTCGCTACCCCCTCTGTGGCCGGGGCGACATCAACGTATATACGATTTTTTCCGAAGCTGCGCGGACCCTTCTCAGCGATGCAGG
This window harbors:
- a CDS encoding Eco57I restriction-modification methylase domain-containing protein, producing MRKSESLDSSFSTVRTEGGLLPADILAKILAGDSAIPGTSPDAYHLPKGEKLNEAINRSWTRVRALWEKFRQQCETLTDADTGTSQTREILLLPLFAELGYGRLFGAKAEERTVGDKAFSISHIWHHSPIHLIGCKVDLDRKSSGVRGAAQSSPHSMVQDFLNRSEAHLWGYCSNGLRLRILRDNQSFSRQAFIEFDLESMFEGEVFSDFALLWLLCHQSRVESDNPSACWLEQWARSAQDQGVRALENLRGSVQKTIEILGQGFLESHNPDLKERLRSGALPRQEYFRQLLRLVYRLLFLFAAEDRGLLHAPGIPEEVKKRYSAWHSTTRLRRLAGKLSGTRHHDLYEGLKLLMGYLGREEGCTALGLSPLGSFLWASDALPDVHSARLSNGHLLHAVRALAYTETEGIRRPVDYKNVGARELGSIYESLLELHPVLDTVSGAFSLETASGNERKTTGSYYTPTPLIESLLDSALEPVIKQAISRENPEEALLELKICDPACGSGHFLIAAAHRLAKRLAGVRTGDEEPGPDAVRKALRDVIGRCIYGVDVNPMAVELCKVSLWLEALEPGKPLSFLDHHIRCGNSLIGATPELIAGGLPDEAFKPIEGDEKTACSALKKANKAAQKKARMPLIAQQEKEVQARLREAAAALEAIPSDSLRDIQAKENAFRQHERTSEYQSKRDLANAWCASFVIRKYFPEKPGYPGVPADEPFGITQRELNALAMGRPLAPELDQEVEQIATQYQFFHWHLAYPEVFARGGFDVMLGNPPWERVKLQEKEWFAERIPAIANAPNAAARKRMIEDLKKTDSEIHQAFLIDLRKAEGVSHFMRSSSRYPLCGRGDINVYTIFSEAARTLLSDAGRMGIVVPSGIATDDTTKFFFQDMMDKKSLVSLFDFENKGIFQGVHSSYKFCLLTSGRGTKPTAEQAEFVFFAHGVDELHDPERRFSLSAKDIELLNPNTRTCPIFRSKHDAELTKRIYRSTPLFNSEHASGWKPYYIRLIDMDDHKDDLHFEWETDNEESYTTLYESKLVHIFDHRYSTFEDVGRDLIVKGEVGSGNWTSS